A genomic window from Candidatus Methylacidiphilum fumarolicum includes:
- a CDS encoding TerC family protein encodes MKRPLVFLRYFWIEYLLSIDNLILFHVIFEFSQTAESFRHKLLSLGIFSALFLRILLIVFGLFVASRWAMIFPLFGLFLFFAAYRLARPQKDKPPRLLGYDKKFFFGPFVYEPAEKTKFLFKDGARIGFGSLALTFLAIETTDILFALDSVPASFAITTDPLLLISGNICGVFGLRSLYFLVERTAKTFLSFNTLSALLLVLMGIELLLKPWLEISPFYSFCSILSLCLAYGLIKGIGKAKNKTK; translated from the coding sequence TTGAAAAGGCCTTTGGTTTTTTTGCGGTATTTCTGGATCGAATATCTCCTTAGCATCGATAATCTAATCCTTTTTCATGTCATTTTCGAATTTTCGCAAACAGCTGAATCCTTTCGCCACAAACTGCTTAGCCTCGGGATCTTTTCAGCCCTATTTCTTCGTATCCTGCTCATTGTCTTTGGTCTTTTTGTTGCCAGCAGATGGGCTATGATCTTTCCTCTGTTTGGGCTTTTTCTTTTTTTTGCAGCCTATCGGCTTGCTCGGCCTCAAAAAGATAAGCCGCCTCGGCTCCTTGGGTATGATAAAAAATTTTTCTTTGGGCCTTTTGTCTATGAGCCAGCTGAAAAAACTAAATTTCTTTTCAAAGACGGTGCCAGGATAGGTTTTGGTTCTCTTGCCCTCACCTTCCTTGCAATTGAAACCACTGATATCCTTTTTGCTTTAGACTCTGTCCCCGCTTCCTTTGCTATTACTACTGATCCTCTTCTTCTCATCAGTGGTAATATTTGTGGTGTGTTTGGTTTGCGTTCCCTCTACTTTCTAGTAGAAAGAACAGCCAAAACCTTTCTTTCTTTTAATACGCTCTCTGCCCTGTTGTTGGTCCTGATGGGAATAGAACTCCTCCTAAAACCCTGGTTAGAAATTTCCCCATTCTATAGTTTCTGCAGCATCCTTA
- the panC gene encoding pantoate--beta-alanine ligase: MIEIFDPSIMQSLATQWKKEGQPVCLVPTMGALHKGHIALIQEAKKQAGLTVVSIYVNPTQFLPTEDFAIYPRNYPMDKQICAENGVDVLFAPKGLYSEDHSSWIVEEDISNGRCSKTRPGHFRGVATVLMKLFWLIHPTKAIFGWKDAQQLELVRRIVRDFYVPIEIIGVETVREENGLACSSRNAYLTEEQKKIASLFPRILKEASMMAEPEAWARRELEKISCFTVDYVEKVNGRLCGAIWIDKIRLIDNFPCAR; this comes from the coding sequence ATGATAGAAATTTTTGATCCTTCCATAATGCAAAGCTTAGCGACCCAGTGGAAAAAAGAGGGGCAGCCAGTTTGTCTTGTCCCGACTATGGGGGCTTTGCATAAAGGGCATATTGCATTGATTCAGGAAGCTAAGAAACAAGCAGGCCTAACGGTTGTAAGTATTTATGTAAATCCCACGCAATTTCTTCCCACCGAAGACTTTGCCATCTACCCAAGAAATTATCCCATGGATAAACAAATTTGTGCGGAGAATGGAGTCGATGTTCTGTTTGCCCCAAAGGGACTTTATTCTGAGGATCATTCTAGCTGGATAGTCGAAGAGGATATTTCCAATGGCCGTTGCAGCAAAACAAGGCCAGGCCATTTTAGGGGGGTGGCCACAGTACTCATGAAACTTTTTTGGCTGATCCATCCCACTAAGGCTATTTTTGGATGGAAGGATGCCCAGCAACTTGAACTGGTGCGTCGAATCGTGAGGGATTTTTATGTACCAATAGAAATTATTGGAGTCGAGACAGTGAGAGAAGAAAATGGGTTGGCCTGTAGTTCAAGGAATGCCTATCTGACTGAAGAGCAGAAAAAGATCGCTTCCCTTTTCCCAAGGATATTAAAAGAAGCATCCATGATGGCGGAGCCAGAGGCTTGGGCACGGAGGGAACTGGAGAAAATTTCTTGTTTTACAGTCGATTATGTGGAAAAAGTAAACGGCAGGTTGTGTGGAGCCATTTGGATAGATAAAATAAGATTGATAGATAACTTCCCATGCGCACGCTAA
- a CDS encoding N-acetylmuramoyl-L-alanine amidase family protein, producing the protein MRTLSILFLFILFLGLPLTNAQEWHLSTFGKSQYVPLEDFCHFYHFPELPYSPGTEVHLSNGLVTLDFKPNSSVVFIDGVKHWLSFPIIERGAEIWISRTDLSCLFDPILRPERISKSRLYRGVVIDPGHGGSDKGATSRRGTEKNYALDTARRLAAILKARGIPVVMTRNEDVFVPLDQRVRMAAYYPDYIFISIHYNQAYGGGHGLETYALSPRGSPSTNSGRLYLTDYIASPGNQTDPLNILLAHDIHSQIIRLHPADPDMDRGLKRARFKVLRENVLPSVLIEGGFLSNAIESSLVDHAIYRQKLAEAIARGVLLFFNQIHSQGKKSRPNTLASDGSGP; encoded by the coding sequence ATGCGCACGCTAAGCATACTGTTCTTGTTCATTCTCTTTTTAGGTCTTCCGTTGACCAATGCCCAAGAGTGGCATCTATCGACTTTTGGTAAAAGCCAATATGTGCCCTTAGAAGATTTTTGTCACTTTTATCATTTCCCTGAGTTGCCTTATAGCCCAGGGACAGAAGTTCATCTTTCGAATGGGTTGGTGACCTTGGATTTTAAACCAAACTCTTCGGTCGTTTTCATTGATGGGGTCAAGCATTGGCTTTCTTTTCCGATTATTGAAAGGGGAGCCGAGATATGGATTTCTAGAACGGACCTTTCCTGCTTGTTTGATCCAATCTTGCGGCCAGAGAGGATTTCTAAGAGTCGACTCTATCGTGGGGTGGTCATTGATCCTGGGCACGGAGGATCGGATAAGGGGGCGACTTCCAGAAGGGGAACAGAAAAAAATTATGCGCTGGATACGGCCCGGAGGCTTGCGGCCATTTTGAAAGCTAGAGGAATCCCAGTGGTCATGACGCGAAATGAGGATGTTTTTGTGCCTCTCGATCAGAGGGTACGGATGGCAGCTTATTATCCTGATTATATATTCATAAGTATTCATTATAATCAGGCCTATGGCGGTGGACATGGTCTGGAAACCTACGCGCTTTCTCCTCGTGGCTCCCCCTCTACGAATAGCGGCAGGCTCTATCTGACCGATTACATCGCTAGTCCGGGTAATCAAACAGATCCGCTCAATATCCTCTTAGCTCATGATATCCACAGTCAGATCATCCGACTGCATCCTGCAGATCCAGACATGGACAGAGGACTCAAGAGAGCAAGGTTTAAGGTTCTTAGAGAAAATGTGCTGCCTAGCGTGTTGATCGAAGGCGGATTTCTTTCTAATGCTATTGAGTCTTCACTAGTGGATCATGCTATTTACCGCCAAAAATTAGCGGAAGCGATCGCTCGGGGCGTCCTATTGTTTTTCAATCAGATACATTCGCAAGGAAAGAAGAGTCGACCCAACACCTTGGCCTCTGATGGTTCGGGCCCTTAA
- a CDS encoding two-component system sensor histidine kinase NtrB, protein MRHSFLSKLLGKFERVGPHEIQNVFLRLVKEKGFLEAIFNSLQEGVVVLDNRGKIQYANMALQRLFGVNPEEVLGKEIKQCVPLIDWPELIALEKMVSRDFQVFYPEPRYLNLSLIPLEEMGNKNAAFIAIFYDITASREKTLEVIETEKLNLLTMLAAGVAHELGNPINALSIHFQLLEKRFKKLLQKTEEKGEKEIENSFAAIRSELRRLDGIINQFLKAIRPSPPKLRLLSVNQLIKQTVEFLSPEFQNLDILLELHLDRGLPLLRADKNQLKQAFYNILKNGIEAVGKNGIIKISTHYDDSFLTISFQDNGGGIPQEVMSQVFKPYFTTKASGTGLGLLIVRRIIRDHGGEVQIESENGKGTTVKILLPRAERLVRLLPMAQEKS, encoded by the coding sequence ATGCGCCATTCCTTTTTAAGCAAGCTACTGGGAAAATTTGAAAGAGTTGGACCGCATGAAATTCAGAATGTCTTTCTGCGGTTGGTTAAGGAAAAGGGTTTTCTGGAAGCCATCTTTAATTCCCTGCAAGAAGGGGTTGTGGTTTTGGACAATCGGGGAAAAATCCAGTATGCCAATATGGCTCTCCAGCGACTATTTGGCGTTAATCCTGAAGAAGTGCTTGGCAAAGAAATAAAACAGTGTGTGCCACTCATCGATTGGCCTGAGCTGATTGCTTTAGAAAAGATGGTCAGTCGTGATTTCCAGGTTTTTTATCCAGAACCGCGGTATCTGAATCTTTCGTTAATCCCTCTGGAAGAAATGGGGAATAAGAATGCGGCTTTTATAGCTATTTTTTATGATATTACGGCAAGTAGGGAGAAGACCTTAGAGGTGATTGAAACCGAAAAACTTAATCTTTTAACTATGCTTGCTGCCGGTGTGGCTCACGAATTGGGGAATCCTATCAATGCCTTAAGCATTCATTTTCAGTTACTCGAAAAAAGGTTCAAAAAGCTTCTTCAGAAAACTGAGGAAAAAGGGGAGAAGGAAATAGAAAATTCCTTTGCCGCTATTCGTTCAGAACTACGCAGGCTGGATGGGATTATCAACCAATTTTTGAAGGCGATCCGGCCTTCTCCTCCCAAATTAAGACTTCTTTCTGTCAATCAGCTGATTAAACAGACCGTGGAATTTCTTTCTCCTGAATTTCAAAACTTGGATATTTTACTGGAATTGCATCTTGACCGGGGGCTTCCTCTGCTACGGGCGGATAAAAACCAGCTCAAACAGGCTTTTTATAATATCCTTAAGAATGGGATAGAAGCGGTTGGCAAAAACGGTATCATTAAAATCAGCACTCATTATGATGATTCCTTTCTTACCATCTCTTTTCAAGATAATGGTGGAGGCATCCCACAAGAAGTAATGAGTCAGGTTTTTAAGCCTTATTTTACAACGAAAGCTTCAGGAACAGGTTTAGGGCTACTCATTGTTCGGAGGATTATCCGGGATCATGGCGGTGAAGTGCAAATAGAAAGCGAAAATGGAAAAGGGACAACTGTAAAAATTCTCCTTCCTCGTGCCGAGCGGCTCGTCAGGCTGCTACCAATGGCCCAAGAAAAAAGTTAA
- a CDS encoding sigma-54-dependent transcriptional regulator produces MDIDYPKLLIVEDEKRTRSGLVMALAEDYEVYEASDVLTAINILENEPIDIVLADIRLGKESGFDILTKVKELPVPPLCIFMTAYGSVENAVEAIKKGAYDYITKPVDLEKLEIVLKRAYRSRKVEVENLQLKRQLNLKYGLEKMIGSSQVMKEVFEKIKQVALSKATVLIEGESGTGKELAAHAIHQLSPRRNFPFVVVHCAALSPQLLESELFGHEKGAFTGAIERRIGRFEEACRGTIFLDEIGEIDLPTQVKLLRVLGEKSIQRVGSNKIIPVDVRVIAATNRNLEKMVEEGKFREDLFFRLNVVRITMPPLRERKEDIPLLIQAFLEEFALENGKKIDGLSPEAQKILLEYDWPGNVRELRMAIEHGVVLCQGKKIYPKDLPERVRALKATTTSSFSTENTDCFNLKEAEKRLILDALKFCHGKKTLAAKKLGISRKTLQRKMKQFQLLDIDCHNA; encoded by the coding sequence ATGGACATTGATTATCCAAAACTACTGATTGTTGAGGATGAAAAAAGAACGCGTTCAGGCCTAGTCATGGCCTTGGCTGAGGACTACGAAGTGTATGAGGCTTCGGATGTCCTTACTGCCATCAATATTTTGGAAAACGAGCCTATTGATATTGTTTTGGCAGATATACGGCTTGGGAAAGAGTCGGGGTTTGATATTCTGACAAAGGTGAAGGAACTTCCGGTCCCGCCCCTTTGTATCTTTATGACCGCTTATGGATCGGTGGAAAACGCCGTGGAAGCGATTAAAAAAGGGGCCTACGATTACATTACTAAGCCGGTGGATTTAGAAAAACTAGAAATAGTACTCAAAAGAGCCTACCGGTCAAGAAAGGTGGAAGTAGAGAACCTACAGTTAAAACGCCAGCTCAACTTGAAATATGGCCTGGAGAAAATGATCGGCTCCTCTCAGGTAATGAAGGAGGTATTCGAAAAGATTAAACAGGTGGCTTTAAGTAAGGCAACCGTGTTGATTGAAGGGGAAAGTGGAACCGGCAAAGAACTGGCCGCCCATGCGATCCATCAACTCAGTCCAAGAAGAAATTTCCCCTTTGTGGTCGTGCATTGTGCAGCACTCTCCCCACAGCTTTTGGAAAGTGAGCTGTTTGGCCATGAAAAGGGCGCTTTTACAGGAGCCATTGAAAGAAGGATTGGCCGGTTCGAAGAGGCCTGTCGAGGGACCATTTTTCTAGATGAAATTGGAGAAATTGATCTGCCCACGCAAGTCAAATTGCTTCGTGTCTTAGGCGAAAAATCGATCCAGAGGGTTGGAAGCAATAAAATCATTCCGGTAGACGTTAGAGTGATTGCGGCGACTAATCGGAACTTGGAAAAGATGGTAGAGGAAGGGAAATTCCGAGAAGACCTTTTCTTTCGGCTCAATGTGGTCCGTATTACGATGCCTCCATTAAGAGAAAGAAAAGAGGATATTCCTTTGCTGATTCAAGCCTTTCTTGAGGAATTTGCTCTAGAAAATGGGAAGAAAATCGATGGCTTGAGTCCAGAGGCTCAAAAGATCCTTTTGGAATATGATTGGCCAGGGAACGTTCGTGAGTTGAGAATGGCTATAGAACATGGCGTGGTACTCTGTCAGGGAAAAAAGATTTATCCAAAAGATCTGCCCGAAAGAGTAAGAGCTCTCAAAGCCACCACGACTAGTAGCTTCAGTACAGAAAATACCGACTGTTTTAATTTGAAAGAAGCTGAAAAACGACTCATTCTGGATGCTCTCAAATTCTGTCATGGTAAAAAGACACTAGCCGCAAAAAAACTTGGGATCAGTCGAAAAACCCTTCAAAGAAAAATGAAACAGTTCCAGCTCCTTGATATTGATTGCCATAATGCCTAA
- a CDS encoding outer membrane beta-barrel protein: MEKVYVLVLSFVFLLLLAYPTIGKASEEENASSMGEKKDTTQQTEALAVPQLEKILEQEGIALPPPKPAIKLSGYVDASYDYNFFNAPAFGSLPSFASQTINGKPTFRPAVPTAPLRYADDGIPGGGFNLNQLKVVLERELSKENKLDGAFRFDLMLGQDAGLGVPDAVEGLGTANSTTFGLNIGTIFVEQAYVAFQIPAGENHRVEIHLGKFEAPIGFEVLERPGNLNFSYGLFFNNVEPFALVGSQIYYAINASWRVRGGLVDGGFNTSRGGFPYFGFLDNMVNRLPTYLVTFNLDYESTNKKLLNTFALLYGFNGTNPPGFGTSPSAALDYPGAYANGDIIPGPYNNNGTYMELNDYGSWIPSFVPGDKLMFSFELVGGFYNHAVAPSGITALGASQQQLLGIFPPFPFSLGYDGPTNWFGVGLYQVYKFNNYFSLNLREQYLQASWNSYLEGFVFPANIWETTLTLRFDLADNLMVRIEGRTDIGNNVLDYYQPNLLVNPAQIGLKGNGLVGSSSGPIVFGAIEVVFTY; this comes from the coding sequence ATGGAAAAAGTGTACGTGCTGGTTCTATCTTTTGTTTTCCTCCTTCTATTGGCCTATCCAACTATTGGAAAAGCTAGCGAAGAGGAGAATGCTTCTTCTATGGGTGAAAAAAAAGACACCACACAGCAAACAGAAGCACTGGCAGTCCCTCAGCTAGAAAAAATTCTTGAACAAGAAGGTATCGCCTTGCCTCCCCCAAAACCGGCTATCAAGCTGAGTGGTTATGTGGATGCAAGTTACGATTACAATTTTTTTAATGCCCCCGCTTTTGGTTCTCTGCCCTCCTTCGCTTCTCAAACGATAAATGGGAAACCCACCTTTAGGCCGGCCGTCCCTACAGCACCTTTGCGGTATGCTGACGATGGGATCCCAGGAGGAGGATTCAATCTGAATCAGCTCAAAGTGGTATTAGAAAGAGAACTATCAAAGGAAAATAAACTTGATGGTGCTTTTAGGTTTGATTTGATGCTTGGTCAGGATGCAGGTCTTGGGGTGCCGGATGCCGTGGAAGGTTTGGGGACCGCTAATTCCACGACTTTTGGCCTAAACATAGGCACGATCTTTGTCGAGCAAGCGTATGTGGCCTTCCAGATCCCTGCTGGAGAGAATCATCGGGTGGAAATCCATCTAGGCAAATTCGAAGCTCCCATAGGATTTGAAGTCCTGGAAAGGCCAGGGAACCTAAATTTTTCCTACGGCCTTTTTTTTAACAATGTCGAGCCCTTCGCCCTTGTCGGCAGCCAAATCTATTATGCAATAAATGCTTCCTGGAGAGTGAGAGGAGGACTAGTGGATGGGGGCTTTAATACTTCCCGTGGAGGGTTTCCCTATTTTGGATTTTTAGACAATATGGTGAACAGGCTGCCGACCTATTTAGTCACCTTCAACCTTGACTATGAGTCAACCAATAAAAAGCTATTAAACACTTTTGCGCTCCTTTACGGTTTTAATGGAACCAATCCTCCTGGGTTTGGCACCTCCCCTTCGGCCGCTCTTGATTATCCTGGGGCGTATGCCAACGGGGATATTATTCCTGGTCCGTATAACAATAACGGGACGTATATGGAACTTAACGATTATGGCTCCTGGATTCCCTCCTTTGTTCCTGGGGATAAGCTTATGTTCAGTTTTGAGTTGGTCGGCGGATTTTATAACCATGCCGTAGCACCTAGTGGCATCACGGCCCTTGGAGCCTCGCAACAACAACTCCTTGGGATATTCCCTCCCTTCCCTTTTTCTTTGGGTTACGATGGACCGACCAATTGGTTTGGTGTTGGACTATACCAGGTTTATAAGTTCAACAATTATTTTAGCCTGAATTTGAGAGAACAATACCTACAGGCAAGTTGGAATTCCTATCTGGAAGGGTTCGTATTCCCAGCGAACATTTGGGAAACGACACTGACGCTCCGGTTCGATCTAGCGGATAATCTTATGGTACGAATAGAAGGCAGGACCGATATTGGGAATAACGTGCTTGATTATTATCAACCAAATTTGCTGGTTAACCCAGCGCAGATCGGTTTGAAGGGAAATGGATTAGTCGGTTCTTCTTCTGGCCCCATCGTGTTTGGAGCCATTGAAGTCGTTTTTACTTATTAA
- a CDS encoding outer membrane beta-barrel protein → MFRRTIRQLGYALLLFLVVGLYPAFSQDEGSSSAHPKKKHSKKAAQGDDESNAVEEKNKQIEELTKKLEDQGIPVQANTKGIVLSGYVDASYTYNFINAPAFNRVPGFVPPPGYVGPTNTAGFAQGYPAIPGREPVDAIPGGGFNMNAFKLALEKPLTEENRWQAGFRADLIVGQDAVVGAPDAITGLGVPSSSWYSFNTSSFWLEQAYVIFRAPIGNGLDIKIGKFVDPAGYEVVERPVNLDFTYGLLFANLLPTTLTGLQAIYRWDDQWTSRFGIADGGFNVSRGGMEYFGYINNMINNSDAYLLFLNSQWEAKGKNATLSGTLMYGFNGVNPPGFGASPINGVAQPYGIAQGIRGEGPFNQNNAFFLGDLWGSWAPKFARDKLLLGFEFTGGFYNNNVTVVPGAISGLPVDLSSGPSNWYGAAVHMKYQITDIISIAQRADWVESGWNSILAGHNAPTDIWAYTATLAFDLADNFMIRLEYRMDWGRGVMGYYGFPFQNPTGSPTALLGTSNGPVYFVGLEFVYSF, encoded by the coding sequence GTGTTTAGAAGAACGATTCGTCAGCTGGGATATGCATTGTTACTCTTTCTTGTCGTAGGTCTTTATCCAGCTTTCAGCCAGGATGAAGGATCCTCTTCAGCGCATCCTAAAAAGAAACATTCTAAAAAGGCGGCTCAAGGCGATGATGAGTCAAACGCTGTGGAAGAGAAGAACAAGCAGATTGAGGAGCTAACCAAGAAGCTAGAGGATCAGGGGATACCGGTGCAAGCGAACACCAAGGGGATCGTGCTGAGTGGGTATGTGGACGCCAGCTATACCTACAATTTTATCAACGCTCCGGCTTTCAACAGAGTGCCTGGTTTTGTTCCTCCGCCGGGTTATGTAGGGCCAACCAACACGGCTGGTTTTGCCCAAGGCTATCCGGCGATTCCTGGTAGAGAGCCTGTGGATGCGATTCCTGGGGGCGGCTTTAACATGAACGCCTTTAAGCTAGCCTTAGAGAAGCCGCTAACGGAAGAGAACCGGTGGCAGGCAGGCTTTAGGGCCGATCTTATCGTGGGGCAGGATGCGGTAGTAGGGGCACCGGATGCGATCACTGGCTTAGGAGTTCCTTCTAGTTCCTGGTATTCGTTTAACACCTCCAGCTTTTGGTTAGAGCAAGCGTATGTGATTTTTCGGGCGCCTATAGGCAATGGGTTGGACATAAAGATAGGGAAGTTTGTGGATCCGGCTGGCTACGAGGTAGTGGAGCGGCCAGTGAACCTGGATTTTACCTATGGGCTTTTGTTTGCGAATCTTTTGCCGACCACCCTTACAGGACTACAAGCGATTTACCGGTGGGATGACCAATGGACGAGCCGTTTTGGGATAGCCGATGGGGGCTTTAACGTGTCGAGGGGAGGGATGGAATATTTTGGCTATATCAATAACATGATCAACAATAGCGATGCCTATTTATTGTTTTTGAACAGCCAATGGGAGGCCAAAGGGAAGAATGCGACGCTGAGCGGCACTCTAATGTATGGGTTTAATGGGGTCAATCCGCCGGGCTTTGGCGCCTCTCCGATCAATGGGGTAGCGCAGCCCTATGGGATAGCGCAGGGGATCAGGGGAGAAGGCCCCTTCAACCAGAACAATGCGTTTTTTCTTGGGGATCTGTGGGGATCATGGGCTCCGAAGTTTGCCCGGGACAAGCTCTTGTTAGGCTTTGAATTTACAGGGGGTTTTTACAACAACAATGTGACGGTGGTGCCTGGAGCCATCAGCGGGCTGCCAGTCGATTTATCGAGTGGGCCTTCGAACTGGTATGGAGCTGCCGTCCACATGAAGTACCAAATTACGGACATAATCAGTATTGCCCAGCGTGCGGACTGGGTGGAGTCAGGATGGAATTCTATTCTTGCTGGACACAATGCCCCCACCGACATTTGGGCGTACACGGCAACGCTTGCGTTTGATCTGGCTGATAATTTCATGATCCGGCTGGAGTACAGGATGGATTGGGGCAGAGGGGTGATGGGCTACTACGGCTTTCCTTTCCAAAACCCAACGGGCAGTCCTACCGCCCTCCTAGGAACCTCCAATGGACCGGTCTACTTCGTAGGCTTGGAATTTGTCTATAGCTTCTAA
- a CDS encoding outer membrane beta-barrel protein — protein sequence MKISKSAIGLWLLCLFIGSLPVSFAGEVEGEGESGEPATSQSLELNDSKAISSSKEVENLKKILEEEGMAAVQANNPGIKLSGYVEASYTYNFIAAPSFSQIPTVFANPAISGLHGPAAAHPYVPAYPALPLRFTTDGIPGGAFNFNQLKVALEKPLTDENKWQAGFRVDMIFGQDAALGEPDAVMGIGNTFNTGSGFNSSGIFLEQAYVQFKAPIGDKSLEIHIGQFASPIGLEVMERPANFNFSYGILFNNFEPFTMVGGEVFYKFNDNWTTRWGLTNGGWNVSRAGYPYFGYTNNMINSGEGIVLFNMWDYVSKDKLFLNTFGYAFAPNGVNPPGFGTSPNGSYVGAYDIGGDIVPSAYNNNGLFMEFNDFGTWIPKFVKDQKLEFAYELVGGFSNRIGPSGIAQLGAPTQTSLSIFPRNYPLYGFDGSTSFFGVAIYQIYKFNKVFSMAWREQYDHANRNQIFTNMLFPMDIYSVTVDWRFDLADNFMIRIENRADYGKGFMNWYYPAAGIAPAAVGLNGNGLAQPSSGPFWFVAVDVVYSY from the coding sequence ATGAAGATCAGCAAAAGCGCGATTGGATTATGGCTATTATGCCTTTTTATAGGGAGTTTGCCGGTTAGTTTTGCAGGGGAAGTGGAAGGAGAAGGAGAAAGTGGGGAGCCTGCCACCTCTCAGAGTTTGGAGCTTAATGATTCGAAGGCTATTAGTTCTTCTAAAGAGGTTGAAAATCTAAAGAAAATTCTTGAAGAAGAAGGCATGGCTGCTGTCCAAGCGAATAATCCAGGGATTAAATTAAGTGGGTATGTGGAGGCTAGCTATACGTATAATTTTATAGCGGCTCCATCGTTCAGCCAAATCCCGACAGTATTTGCTAACCCAGCCATTTCAGGTCTCCATGGACCGGCTGCTGCTCATCCTTATGTTCCCGCCTATCCGGCTTTGCCTCTAAGATTTACAACGGATGGGATTCCTGGTGGAGCATTTAATTTTAACCAACTTAAGGTGGCCTTGGAAAAACCTCTTACGGATGAGAATAAGTGGCAAGCTGGATTTAGAGTGGATATGATCTTTGGGCAAGACGCAGCACTGGGTGAACCGGACGCGGTTATGGGTATTGGAAACACGTTCAATACTGGATCAGGATTTAATTCCAGTGGGATTTTCTTAGAGCAAGCCTATGTGCAGTTCAAAGCACCTATTGGGGATAAAAGCCTAGAAATCCATATCGGTCAGTTTGCTTCCCCTATAGGACTGGAGGTTATGGAAAGACCAGCAAACTTTAATTTTTCCTATGGTATTCTCTTCAATAACTTCGAACCATTCACGATGGTTGGCGGAGAGGTGTTCTATAAATTTAATGATAATTGGACAACCCGCTGGGGACTCACCAATGGGGGTTGGAATGTGTCACGCGCTGGCTATCCTTATTTTGGCTATACAAACAACATGATTAATAGCGGGGAAGGCATTGTGCTCTTTAATATGTGGGACTATGTCTCCAAGGACAAACTCTTTTTAAATACATTTGGCTATGCGTTTGCCCCCAATGGGGTTAATCCACCAGGCTTTGGAACAAGTCCTAATGGTAGTTATGTGGGGGCATATGACATTGGGGGAGACATCGTCCCAAGTGCTTACAATAACAACGGACTTTTCATGGAATTTAACGATTTTGGAACTTGGATCCCGAAGTTTGTTAAGGACCAAAAGCTTGAGTTTGCTTATGAGTTAGTCGGCGGCTTTTCGAACCGGATTGGTCCCTCCGGTATTGCACAACTTGGTGCCCCTACCCAAACCTCCCTCTCCATCTTTCCCCGAAATTACCCTCTTTACGGTTTTGATGGTTCCACAAGTTTTTTTGGCGTAGCCATTTATCAAATTTATAAATTCAATAAGGTCTTCAGTATGGCCTGGAGAGAACAATATGACCATGCCAACAGAAACCAGATTTTCACAAATATGCTTTTCCCCATGGATATCTATAGTGTTACGGTGGACTGGAGGTTTGACCTAGCGGATAATTTTATGATTCGAATAGAAAACCGGGCTGATTACGGAAAGGGGTTTATGAATTGGTATTATCCAGCGGCAGGAATAGCTCCCGCTGCCGTTGGATTAAATGGAAACGGACTGGCGCAGCCTTCCAGTGGGCCTTTTTGGTTCGTCGCTGTGGATGTCGTATATAGTTACTAA